Proteins from a single region of Streptomyces sp. TN58:
- a CDS encoding sensor histidine kinase yields the protein MDKGRFTVPAGATDWAIAAGVAALLLGTGLSGPHPAGSRELLGSALLALGGLALAARRRTPLAVLAATGLCAAGSLASGFDVLAVPYLVAVYGSVRAGHRRITLAASAGLVAVLHLTALVLHDGPAREALAQARSTLELAWLIAAFAAGEAVRQAERRADEAERTREETARRRADEERLRIARELHDSLTHQISVIKVQSEVAVHVARRRGEQVPQALLAIQEAGREASRELRATLQALRDDDTTPPHGLDHIPHLVKRFRTTGLETTLTIEGHPHTVPAAVSRTAYRIVQESLTNVARHAAATTASVLIDYRPGALTIRVDDNGKAAAQPAPTPGLGLLGMRERVTALGGRLHTEPRREGGFTVQAALPTNGAS from the coding sequence ATGGACAAAGGGCGGTTCACCGTCCCGGCCGGCGCCACCGACTGGGCGATCGCCGCGGGCGTGGCGGCACTGCTGCTGGGCACGGGGCTCTCCGGGCCCCACCCGGCCGGGAGCCGCGAGCTGCTCGGCTCCGCGCTGCTGGCGCTCGGCGGGCTGGCCCTGGCCGCACGCCGCCGCACGCCGCTCGCGGTACTGGCCGCCACCGGGCTGTGCGCGGCGGGATCCCTGGCATCCGGCTTCGACGTGCTCGCCGTCCCCTACCTGGTCGCCGTCTACGGCTCGGTACGCGCCGGGCACCGCCGCATCACACTGGCCGCCTCCGCGGGCCTGGTGGCCGTACTCCACCTCACCGCCCTCGTCCTCCACGACGGGCCCGCCCGCGAGGCCCTGGCACAGGCCCGGAGCACCCTTGAACTCGCCTGGCTGATCGCCGCGTTCGCCGCCGGAGAGGCGGTGCGGCAGGCCGAACGGCGCGCGGACGAAGCCGAACGCACCCGGGAGGAGACCGCCCGCCGCCGGGCCGACGAGGAGCGGCTGCGCATCGCCCGGGAACTGCACGACTCGCTCACCCACCAGATCTCGGTGATCAAGGTGCAGTCCGAGGTCGCCGTCCACGTGGCCCGGCGCCGCGGCGAGCAGGTGCCACAGGCCCTGCTCGCCATCCAGGAAGCCGGCCGGGAGGCGAGCCGGGAGCTGCGCGCGACCCTCCAGGCGCTGCGCGACGACGACACCACCCCGCCGCACGGACTCGACCACATCCCCCACCTGGTGAAACGGTTCCGGACCACCGGCCTGGAGACGACACTGACGATAGAAGGACACCCGCACACCGTGCCGGCCGCGGTGAGCCGCACCGCCTACCGGATCGTCCAGGAGTCGCTCACCAACGTCGCCCGGCACGCCGCGGCCACCACAGCCTCGGTGCTCATCGACTACCGGCCCGGCGCTCTCACCATCCGCGTCGACGACAACGGAAAGGCCGCCGCGCAGCCCGCACCGACGCCCGGCCTCGGCCTGCTCGGCATGCGCGAACGCGTCACGGCCCTGGGCGGCCGCCTGCACACCGAACCGCGCCGCGAGGGCGGCTTCACCGTCCAGGCCGCACTCCCCACGAACGGAGCCTCGTGA
- a CDS encoding response regulator encodes MIRVLLVDDQPLIRSGFRALLDLEDDIEVVAEAADGREALALVKERLPDVALMDVQMPLMDGIEATRRIAADPALADVHVVMLTNYGMDEYVLEALRAGAAGFLVKDILPEDFLHAVRVAARGDALLAPTITRRLIDRYVTQPPPARTGGGSGLKELTDREREAVALAAQGLSNDEIADRLLISPATAKTHVNRAMTKVHARDRAQLVVLAYESGLVTPRTR; translated from the coding sequence GTGATCCGCGTCCTGCTCGTCGACGACCAGCCGCTCATCCGCAGCGGCTTCCGCGCACTGCTCGACCTGGAGGACGACATCGAGGTGGTGGCCGAAGCCGCCGACGGCCGGGAGGCCCTGGCACTCGTCAAGGAGCGGCTGCCCGACGTCGCGCTCATGGACGTCCAGATGCCCCTCATGGACGGCATCGAAGCGACCCGGCGCATCGCAGCCGACCCGGCCCTCGCCGACGTGCACGTCGTCATGCTCACCAACTACGGCATGGACGAGTACGTCCTGGAAGCACTGCGCGCCGGCGCCGCCGGCTTCCTGGTCAAGGACATCCTGCCGGAGGACTTCCTGCACGCCGTACGCGTCGCCGCCCGCGGTGACGCCCTGCTCGCGCCCACCATCACCCGCAGACTCATCGACCGCTACGTCACCCAGCCACCGCCCGCCCGCACCGGCGGCGGCAGCGGGCTGAAGGAGCTGACGGACCGCGAACGCGAGGCCGTCGCCCTGGCCGCGCAGGGCCTGTCCAACGACGAGATCGCCGACCGGCTCCTCATCAGCCCCGCCACCGCCAAAACCCACGTCAACCGCGCCATGACCAAGGTCCACGCCCGCGACCGCGCCCAACTCGTGGTCCTCGCCTACGAATCCGGCCTGGTGACCCCCCGCACCCGATAG
- a CDS encoding carboxylesterase/lipase family protein: MPLPLPPTAPRRPYARAGLRAALLPLLCAAALVPATAVPAAGAGPASPDAGRQDRTVVRTEQGLVRGVSHDAYTTFDGIPYAAPPTGPLRWRAPVPAAAWQGVRDATKPAQRCVQMPVPGADGAGKVAGSEDCLYLNVTVPAAKPAAKKRPVLVWMHGGAFLGGSGSDYTAERLAAQGDAVVVTVNYRLGIFGYFGHPGLGAAPPFGLADQQAALRWVRANAARFGGDPGSVTLFGESAGALGICAHLTSPTAAGLFQRAVLQSGSCLTSFPAGALAPGTPAYEPFAPQADVQKAGAEAARQLGCTDGGRDEVLACLRAQGTDRLATAQLMQSFNRPAYGNGLLPAAPAQALTSGRFHRLPVILGTNRDEMRMFTGLSLAAFPIRTEDDYRARLAEAFGAAAPAVEARYPAARHPSPALAWAAALTDRSFTCTTLAAGRAITAHAPRLPVYGYQFNDRDAPALAGLPANPDFPYGAAHGFEMPYLFTSFPTERPLDDSRRALSDRMIGYWANFARTGNPNTPGAPRWPALRASSPHTPTVQSLAPGPGGIHPVDAYSAHQCSFWDSRPR, from the coding sequence ATGCCCCTGCCCCTGCCCCCGACGGCACCGCGCCGCCCGTACGCGAGAGCCGGACTCCGCGCGGCCCTCCTGCCCCTGCTGTGCGCGGCCGCACTGGTGCCGGCCACCGCCGTACCCGCCGCCGGCGCCGGCCCCGCGTCTCCCGACGCCGGCCGGCAGGACCGTACGGTCGTACGGACGGAGCAGGGCCTGGTACGCGGCGTGTCCCACGACGCGTACACCACCTTCGACGGCATCCCCTACGCCGCGCCGCCCACCGGACCGCTGCGCTGGCGCGCCCCCGTGCCCGCCGCCGCCTGGCAGGGCGTCCGGGACGCCACGAAGCCGGCTCAGCGCTGTGTGCAGATGCCGGTCCCCGGGGCGGACGGCGCGGGCAAGGTCGCCGGCTCGGAGGACTGCCTCTACCTCAACGTCACGGTGCCGGCGGCGAAGCCGGCCGCGAAGAAGCGCCCGGTGCTGGTGTGGATGCACGGCGGCGCGTTCCTGGGCGGCTCCGGCAGTGACTACACCGCCGAGCGACTGGCGGCCCAGGGCGACGCCGTCGTCGTGACGGTCAACTACCGGCTGGGGATCTTCGGCTACTTCGGCCACCCCGGGCTGGGCGCCGCCCCGCCGTTCGGCCTGGCGGACCAGCAGGCCGCCCTGCGCTGGGTGCGGGCGAACGCCGCGCGCTTCGGCGGCGATCCGGGCAGCGTCACGCTCTTCGGCGAGTCCGCGGGCGCCCTCGGCATCTGCGCACACCTCACCTCCCCGACGGCCGCCGGACTCTTCCAGCGGGCCGTCCTCCAGAGCGGTTCCTGCCTCACCTCCTTCCCGGCCGGCGCGCTCGCCCCCGGAACACCGGCGTACGAGCCGTTCGCCCCCCAGGCCGACGTCCAGAAGGCCGGCGCGGAAGCCGCCCGGCAACTGGGCTGCACCGACGGCGGCAGGGACGAGGTCCTGGCATGCCTGCGCGCCCAGGGCACCGACCGCCTCGCCACCGCGCAGCTGATGCAGTCCTTCAACCGGCCCGCCTACGGCAACGGCCTGCTGCCCGCGGCACCCGCCCAGGCGCTGACGTCGGGCCGCTTCCACCGCCTGCCGGTCATCCTGGGCACCAACCGCGACGAGATGCGGATGTTCACCGGCCTGTCGCTCGCCGCGTTCCCCATCCGCACCGAGGACGACTACCGGGCCCGCCTGGCGGAGGCCTTCGGCGCCGCGGCCCCGGCCGTCGAGGCGCGCTACCCGGCAGCACGCCACCCCTCTCCCGCCCTGGCCTGGGCGGCGGCACTGACCGACCGGTCCTTCACCTGCACCACACTGGCCGCCGGCCGGGCCATCACGGCGCACGCCCCCCGACTCCCCGTCTACGGCTACCAGTTCAACGACCGGGACGCTCCCGCCCTCGCCGGCCTGCCGGCGAACCCGGACTTCCCCTACGGCGCGGCGCACGGCTTCGAGATGCCCTACCTGTTCACCTCCTTCCCCACCGAACGACCGCTCGACGACAGCCGGCGCGCCCTGTCGGACCGGATGATCGGCTACTGGGCGAACTTCGCCCGCACCGGCAACCCCAACACCCCCGGCGCCCCGCGCTGGCCCGCCCTGCGCGCCTCCTCACCCCACACCCCGACGGTGCAGTCGCTGGCTCCGGGACCGGGCGGAATCCATCCCGTCGACGCGTACTCCGCACACCAGTGCTCGTTCTGGGACAGCCGGCCCCGATGA
- a CDS encoding glycoside hydrolase family 64 protein, with product MSRRKLLAVTGGLALAVPAAAAWLEMGANATTAATLPLDLVNTTGSNTVYAYVLGRDPAAGGAWAFIQANGSSLYHPPAPANDQTPLGVDCAIELNASGAGARRVTLPRLDSGRIYFSVGAKLTFLVNRGGGLALPSVSNPTDPNANVAHDFCEFTFNSDQLYANITFVDMVSLPIAFQLETGQGTQTVRGLPADGLSRVAAALRAQSAADGSDWSRLIVTAGGRDVRVLSPNLAIRGNNALFRGYFDSYVDEVWNKYRSTDLRVDTQFTWGTVTGRVNGDVLAFPGVGGFAKPSTLSIFSCSDAPFTTGNDLMGNLSARLAAAFNRTTLLDNPHQPTGENPAAFYTRPRTNHYSRILHDTTPDHLGYAFPYDDVHPAGVDFEGKVQSGSPGRWTITVGGVAGGGTPAPTPTATGPGGGVGAFTTIQAEAFSAQSGAQVESCSDSGGGSAVGHLSNGDWLKFSAVAFGSTGATRFDARVASGAAGGVSGLVQVRLGSPTATPVGSFAVANTGGWQAWRTVPADIRRTTGTHDVYLTFDSGQSSDFVNVNWFSFA from the coding sequence ATGTCCCGCAGAAAGCTCCTCGCCGTGACGGGGGGCCTGGCCCTGGCCGTACCCGCCGCGGCAGCCTGGCTGGAGATGGGCGCCAACGCGACCACCGCCGCCACGCTCCCCCTGGACCTGGTGAACACCACCGGCAGCAACACGGTGTACGCCTATGTGCTCGGCCGGGACCCCGCGGCCGGCGGCGCCTGGGCCTTCATCCAGGCCAACGGCTCCAGCCTGTACCACCCGCCGGCTCCGGCCAACGACCAGACCCCGCTCGGGGTCGACTGTGCCATCGAGCTGAACGCGTCCGGCGCCGGAGCGCGGAGGGTGACGCTGCCGCGCCTGGACAGCGGCCGTATCTACTTCTCCGTCGGCGCGAAGCTGACCTTCCTGGTGAACCGCGGCGGCGGTCTGGCCCTGCCGTCGGTGAGCAACCCCACCGACCCCAACGCGAACGTCGCTCACGACTTCTGCGAATTCACCTTCAACAGCGACCAGTTGTACGCCAACATCACGTTCGTCGACATGGTCTCGCTGCCGATCGCCTTCCAACTGGAGACCGGCCAGGGCACCCAGACGGTGCGCGGGCTGCCCGCCGACGGACTGTCCCGGGTCGCCGCCGCGCTGCGGGCCCAGTCCGCCGCCGACGGCAGCGACTGGAGCCGGCTGATCGTGACCGCGGGCGGCCGCGACGTGCGCGTACTCAGCCCCAATCTGGCGATCCGCGGCAACAACGCCTTGTTCCGCGGTTACTTCGACAGCTACGTGGACGAGGTGTGGAACAAGTACCGCTCCACCGACCTGCGTGTCGACACCCAGTTCACCTGGGGGACCGTCACCGGCCGGGTGAACGGCGATGTCCTCGCCTTCCCCGGAGTCGGCGGCTTCGCCAAGCCGTCCACCCTTTCGATCTTCTCCTGCAGCGACGCGCCCTTCACCACGGGCAACGACCTGATGGGCAATCTCAGCGCACGGCTCGCCGCCGCCTTCAACCGCACCACCCTGCTGGACAACCCCCACCAGCCGACCGGCGAGAATCCCGCCGCCTTCTACACCCGGCCGCGCACCAACCACTACTCCCGCATCCTGCACGACACCACCCCCGACCATCTCGGGTACGCCTTCCCGTACGACGACGTGCACCCCGCCGGAGTCGACTTCGAGGGCAAGGTGCAGTCCGGCTCCCCCGGCCGCTGGACCATCACGGTCGGCGGTGTGGCCGGCGGCGGCACACCGGCCCCGACGCCGACCGCCACCGGTCCGGGCGGCGGGGTCGGCGCCTTCACCACCATCCAGGCCGAAGCGTTCAGTGCCCAGTCCGGAGCACAGGTCGAGTCCTGCTCCGACAGCGGCGGCGGGTCCGCCGTCGGCCATCTGTCCAACGGCGACTGGCTCAAGTTCTCGGCCGTCGCCTTCGGCTCCACCGGCGCCACCCGCTTCGACGCCCGCGTCGCCTCGGGGGCCGCCGGCGGAGTCAGCGGCCTGGTCCAGGTCCGCCTCGGCAGCCCCACGGCCACCCCGGTCGGCAGCTTCGCCGTCGCCAACACCGGCGGCTGGCAGGCCTGGCGCACCGTCCCGGCCGACATCCGCCGCACCACCGGAACCCACGACGTCTATCTGACCTTCGACAGCGGCCAGTCCTCCGACTTCGTCAACGTCAACTGGTTCTCCTTCGCCTAG
- a CDS encoding TetR family transcriptional regulator, whose amino-acid sequence MSPRGVAIPDLRERLFAAAERVVARDGAAALTSRAVTAEADCAKGVLHTHFAGLDEFVAELVLDRFARSARQAEALRAHVGQATVAENLQKVVGALLDSLPPAVVGLAMTRPAAASHTREGFRSGAPAFDAIQHAVTAYLQAEQHAGRIPAGSDTATIALALVGTTHHLLMTRSPGPAAETEATTQRLLAVLLGN is encoded by the coding sequence GTGTCACCTCGTGGAGTGGCGATCCCGGACCTGCGCGAGCGGCTGTTCGCGGCCGCCGAACGGGTCGTGGCCCGAGACGGCGCCGCCGCCCTGACCAGCCGCGCGGTCACCGCGGAGGCCGACTGCGCCAAGGGCGTCCTGCACACCCACTTCGCCGGCCTGGACGAGTTCGTCGCCGAACTGGTCCTCGACCGCTTCGCCCGCAGCGCCCGCCAGGCCGAGGCCCTGCGGGCCCACGTGGGACAGGCCACGGTCGCGGAGAACCTCCAGAAGGTCGTCGGGGCACTGTTGGACTCCCTGCCCCCCGCGGTCGTCGGCCTGGCGATGACCCGCCCCGCGGCCGCCTCCCACACCCGCGAGGGCTTCCGGTCCGGCGCGCCCGCGTTCGACGCGATCCAGCACGCCGTCACCGCCTACCTCCAGGCGGAACAGCACGCCGGCCGGATCCCCGCAGGCAGCGACACCGCCACCATCGCCCTCGCGCTCGTCGGCACCACCCACCACCTGCTGATGACCCGCAGCCCCGGACCGGCCGCCGAAACCGAGGCGACCACGCAGCGGCTGCTGGCCGTACTCCTCGGCAACTGA
- a CDS encoding class I SAM-dependent methyltransferase, with protein MGHFANTAQAEAWNGYEGAQWARSQERWDAVNDGFNQPLLDAAAIRGTDTVLDVGCGAGRTTRLAARRAVRGRALGLDLSDPMLARARESAEREGVANAAFVQGDAQVHPLEAEGFDAVISRYGMTFFTDPVAAFANLHRALRPGGRLAFVCAAEAEANEWLAALASLGDVLPLGGFGKAGAPGMFSLTDPGRIRGLLTAGGFDGVGVRRVEAAGKWGADAADAAAFLLDSGPGRHVLDQVSEARQDAARRGLTAALERHEADGGVWLRSSSWLVTAVRGEAAARS; from the coding sequence ATGGGGCACTTCGCCAACACCGCGCAGGCCGAGGCCTGGAACGGATACGAGGGCGCGCAGTGGGCCCGCAGCCAGGAGCGCTGGGACGCCGTCAACGACGGCTTCAACCAGCCCCTCCTGGACGCCGCGGCCATCCGCGGGACCGACACCGTCCTGGACGTCGGCTGCGGAGCCGGCCGCACCACCCGCCTCGCCGCCCGGCGCGCCGTACGCGGCCGGGCGCTCGGCCTGGACCTGTCGGATCCGATGCTCGCCAGGGCCCGCGAGAGCGCCGAGCGCGAAGGGGTCGCGAACGCCGCCTTCGTCCAGGGCGACGCCCAGGTCCACCCGCTGGAAGCCGAGGGGTTCGATGCGGTCATCAGCCGGTACGGCATGACCTTCTTCACCGATCCGGTCGCCGCGTTCGCCAACCTCCACCGGGCGCTGCGCCCCGGCGGCCGGCTGGCCTTCGTCTGCGCGGCCGAGGCCGAGGCCAACGAGTGGCTCGCCGCACTGGCCTCCCTCGGCGACGTCCTGCCGCTCGGCGGCTTCGGAAAGGCCGGCGCCCCCGGCATGTTCTCCCTCACCGATCCCGGCCGCATCCGCGGCCTGCTCACCGCGGGCGGGTTCGACGGGGTCGGGGTGCGGCGCGTCGAGGCGGCGGGGAAGTGGGGCGCGGACGCGGCGGACGCCGCGGCGTTCCTGCTGGACTCCGGTCCCGGACGGCATGTGCTCGACCAGGTGAGCGAGGCCCGGCAGGACGCGGCGCGCCGGGGGCTGACGGCCGCTCTGGAGCGTCATGAAGCGGACGGCGGGGTGTGGCTGCGGAGCAGTTCCTGGCTGGTCACCGCCGTGCGCGGCGAGGCGGCGGCACGGAGCTGA
- a CDS encoding phosphate/phosphite/phosphonate ABC transporter substrate-binding protein, translating into MTATFLYDANLRLEVDSPEWSVFLEDHSIRACGYHGDMAPLTKQLEEHMATFSYLPVLNYFHLRADPVYEPIASAVYAADGTTGIPSVLIVPAGSGVTDARDLRGKRLAIAHRFCTTSFLAPMLLVHDLGGRIDEFFGELVITPPYEGQVEAVVAGSADATFIQEDVWLKEPAYAETTRTIARRDHLPTPLFIAGKEASLQLRTTVRDFLLNYRSAKNESVLFSGFAPYDAAAVEETLRITEEAIA; encoded by the coding sequence ATGACCGCGACATTCTTGTACGATGCGAATCTGAGGCTGGAGGTCGATTCCCCGGAATGGTCCGTTTTCCTTGAGGATCACAGCATTCGCGCCTGCGGATATCACGGCGACATGGCTCCGCTGACCAAGCAGCTCGAAGAGCATATGGCGACGTTCTCGTATCTTCCCGTACTCAACTATTTCCACCTGCGCGCCGACCCCGTGTACGAGCCGATCGCCAGCGCCGTCTACGCGGCGGACGGCACCACCGGCATCCCGAGCGTGCTCATCGTCCCGGCGGGTAGCGGGGTTACCGATGCCCGAGATCTTCGCGGCAAGCGGCTGGCCATAGCGCACCGCTTCTGCACGACGAGCTTTCTTGCGCCCATGCTGCTGGTCCATGACCTGGGAGGCCGTATCGATGAGTTCTTCGGTGAACTCGTCATCACGCCGCCTTACGAGGGGCAGGTGGAGGCGGTCGTGGCAGGTTCGGCGGACGCGACGTTCATTCAGGAAGACGTGTGGCTGAAAGAACCGGCCTACGCTGAAACGACTCGTACGATCGCCCGGAGAGACCACCTGCCGACACCTCTGTTCATCGCCGGCAAAGAGGCCTCACTTCAGTTGCGCACGACCGTCCGAGATTTCTTGCTGAACTACAGATCGGCAAAGAACGAGTCTGTCCTCTTCTCCGGGTTCGCTCCCTACGACGCCGCGGCGGTCGAGGAGACTCTCCGGATCACCGAGGAGGCAATCGCTTGA
- a CDS encoding DUF6223 family protein: protein MGVSAVLVAAAEGGIVGDGRTGANLALGAGALGVAIGWSVLARAGRRVGAGGARTGAMAAVAVGVVGMVLAVLHLATARGGPGTGNGLVGAVVAVPLGLGAVLLGRRALGRGRGAGRSADRMGA, encoded by the coding sequence ATGGGCGTTTCAGCCGTACTGGTGGCGGCCGCCGAGGGCGGGATCGTCGGGGACGGGCGTACCGGGGCGAACCTGGCCCTCGGAGCGGGGGCGCTCGGGGTGGCCATCGGCTGGTCGGTCCTGGCGCGTGCCGGCCGCCGGGTCGGGGCCGGCGGGGCGCGCACCGGCGCGATGGCGGCCGTCGCGGTGGGGGTGGTCGGCATGGTGCTGGCGGTGTTGCATCTGGCCACCGCCCGCGGCGGGCCCGGCACCGGCAACGGGCTGGTCGGCGCCGTCGTGGCCGTCCCGCTGGGGCTGGGCGCCGTACTCCTCGGCCGTCGGGCTCTGGGGCGCGGCCGCGGCGCCGGCCGGTCCGCCGATCGGATGGGCGCTTGA
- a CDS encoding FAD-dependent oxidoreductase — translation MSETTTGLPVVVIGAGPAGLAAAAHLDERGLDFLVLEAGPHAGTATREWSHVRLFSTWGEVVDPAAEKLLAQAGWVKPDPAAYPTGGDWAVRYLQPLADTLGDRVRYGARVTGVSRAGRDRIVDAGRDTQPFVVHTETGDGREERLFARAVIDASGTWSTPGPAGADGLAALGEKAAADRITYRVPDLKDPAVRARYAGRRTAVIGSGASAFTALAYLADLAQSGDGAGTHATWILRRGISGSTFGGGEADQLPARGALGLAAKAAVDGGYADAVTGFRTDAFERDAGGRLVLVGEDGRRLDAVDEVIVLTGFRPDLAFLDELRLGLDERLQAPVALAPLIDPNQHSCGTVYPHGRAELSHPEKDLYLVGMKSYGRAPTFLAMTGYEQVRSVAAHLAGDHEAAERVELALPETGVCGGAGLFDEPAAAETGGGCCAAPAALTIGAAPACADGR, via the coding sequence ATGAGCGAGACCACCACCGGGCTGCCCGTCGTCGTGATCGGGGCCGGCCCCGCCGGCCTGGCCGCCGCCGCCCACCTCGACGAGCGCGGCCTGGACTTCCTCGTCCTCGAAGCCGGCCCCCACGCCGGGACCGCGACCCGCGAGTGGTCGCACGTGCGCCTGTTCTCCACCTGGGGCGAAGTCGTCGACCCGGCCGCCGAGAAGCTCCTCGCGCAGGCCGGCTGGGTGAAGCCCGACCCGGCCGCCTACCCCACCGGCGGCGACTGGGCCGTCCGCTACCTCCAGCCCCTCGCCGACACCCTCGGCGACCGGGTCCGCTACGGCGCCCGCGTCACCGGCGTCTCCCGGGCGGGCCGGGACCGCATCGTCGACGCCGGCCGCGACACCCAGCCGTTCGTGGTCCACACCGAAACCGGCGACGGCCGTGAGGAGCGGCTCTTCGCCCGCGCCGTCATCGACGCCTCCGGCACCTGGTCCACCCCCGGCCCCGCCGGCGCCGACGGCCTCGCCGCCCTCGGCGAGAAGGCGGCCGCCGACCGGATCACCTACCGCGTCCCCGACCTGAAGGACCCCGCCGTGCGGGCCCGCTACGCGGGCAGGCGCACCGCCGTCATCGGCTCCGGCGCCTCCGCCTTCACCGCGCTGGCCTACCTCGCCGACCTCGCCCAGTCCGGCGACGGGGCCGGCACGCACGCGACGTGGATCCTGCGCCGCGGGATCTCCGGTTCCACCTTCGGCGGCGGCGAGGCCGACCAGCTGCCCGCCCGCGGCGCCCTCGGCCTGGCCGCGAAGGCCGCGGTGGACGGCGGCTACGCCGACGCGGTCACCGGATTCCGTACCGACGCCTTCGAGCGGGACGCCGGCGGCCGCCTGGTCCTGGTCGGCGAGGACGGACGCCGCCTGGACGCCGTGGACGAGGTCATCGTGCTGACCGGCTTCCGCCCCGACCTGGCCTTCCTCGACGAGCTGCGCCTCGGACTCGACGAACGCCTCCAGGCGCCGGTCGCCCTCGCGCCGCTGATCGACCCCAACCAGCACTCCTGCGGCACCGTCTACCCCCACGGCCGGGCCGAGCTCTCCCACCCGGAGAAGGACCTCTACCTCGTCGGCATGAAGTCCTACGGCCGCGCCCCGACCTTCCTGGCCATGACCGGCTACGAGCAGGTCCGCTCCGTCGCCGCACACCTCGCCGGCGACCACGAAGCCGCCGAACGCGTCGAACTCGCCCTCCCGGAGACCGGCGTGTGCGGCGGCGCGGGCCTCTTCGACGAGCCCGCCGCGGCGGAGACCGGCGGCGGGTGCTGCGCGGCCCCGGCCGCCCTCACCATCGGCGCCGCTCCCGCCTGCGCCGACGGCCGCTGA
- a CDS encoding ArsR/SmtB family transcription factor, whose translation MSNVKVLPLLDPDAVACCPPLTERPMSADEAEAAAKMFKALGDPVRLRLFSAVASHEGGEACVCDISDVGVSQPTVSHHLKKLKEAGLLSSERRGTWVYYRVEPAVLSAMGALLAGAAKAAV comes from the coding sequence ATGTCGAACGTGAAGGTCCTGCCGCTGCTGGATCCCGACGCCGTCGCGTGCTGCCCTCCGCTGACCGAGCGCCCCATGTCCGCGGACGAGGCCGAGGCCGCCGCGAAGATGTTCAAGGCCCTCGGCGACCCGGTCCGCCTGCGCCTGTTCTCCGCCGTCGCCTCCCACGAGGGCGGAGAGGCATGCGTGTGCGACATCTCCGACGTCGGCGTCTCCCAGCCGACCGTCTCCCACCACCTCAAGAAGCTCAAGGAAGCCGGCCTGCTGTCCTCCGAGCGCCGCGGAACGTGGGTGTACTACCGCGTCGAGCCTGCCGTCCTCTCCGCCATGGGCGCGCTCCTGGCCGGCGCCGCGAAGGCGGCGGTGTGA
- a CDS encoding GNAT family N-acetyltransferase — MSQVRIEALLPEHADQVLAIYQAGIDEGNATFETRAPEWTAFDKGRLSQHRFAALDGDGRVLGWVAASAVSDRCAYAGVVEHSVYVHPDARGRGVARALLDALIASTEAAGIWTIQSGIFPENTASLALHQRAGFRVIGTRERIGRHHGTWRDVILLERRSTLVE; from the coding sequence GTGAGCCAGGTGCGGATCGAGGCGCTGCTGCCTGAGCACGCCGATCAGGTCCTGGCGATCTACCAGGCCGGGATCGACGAGGGCAACGCCACCTTCGAGACGCGGGCGCCTGAGTGGACGGCGTTCGACAAGGGCAGGCTGTCCCAGCACCGCTTCGCCGCCCTCGATGGCGACGGGCGGGTGCTGGGGTGGGTGGCGGCGAGCGCGGTCTCGGACCGCTGCGCGTACGCGGGCGTGGTCGAGCACTCCGTGTACGTCCACCCCGACGCCCGCGGCCGCGGCGTCGCCCGCGCCTTGCTGGACGCCCTGATCGCCTCCACCGAAGCCGCCGGGATCTGGACCATCCAGTCCGGAATCTTCCCCGAGAACACCGCCAGCCTCGCCCTCCACCAGCGCGCCGGCTTCCGCGTCATCGGCACCCGCGAACGCATCGGCCGCCACCACGGCACGTGGCGGGACGTGATCCTGCTGGAACGCCGCAGCACACTCGTGGAGTGA